One Argentina anserina chromosome 6, drPotAnse1.1, whole genome shotgun sequence genomic window, TTCGGTGGACCGCGAGCGGGGGAGTGGGGATGAAAATGGGGTTGAATTAAGAAACACGCCACATTGCCGTTGAAATCAGACCATCTGTCTCCGTCTCCTAACCCGTCTCCTCTCCCAAATTCCGAATTGGAGGTTCCAGAAGCCACAAAACGAAGAAGATAGGACCGACTGATCGATCCGCCTCTGATTTTTGGTGTCGGTGGATATGGAAGTTCCGAGCTCATGGGACGCGCTTCGCAAGCAGGTACCCgtcttcatcttcctccttGTAATTATCACCGAAAATTCGACCATCTGTTTGGAATATATGCTTGCTTGATGGCGAAGTCTAGAATTGAAATGAAGATTCCAACTTTTCTGAATTGAATTCATGTCACTGTAGGCGTATAAGATCAGCTTCTGATATAGCTTCCAGTTGACTTATAACTTGACATAGGGAAatacatgtaaaaatttcaagaCCTGTTATGGAGTGATGCTCATTTCCTGCGAAACTCCAGTTCAGCTTTTATAAGACCAAGTCCTGAACaccatgtttggttagttccAAAGTTTTTGTGACTGTAAATCTGGTGCAAGTTGTAAACCTTCCTTACTGATAGACTTCTCTGAATTGGTTCTAGGCTTCCAGAAATtgcaattttggtttttgttacAGTCTCTTTTCGTTGGGTTTGTTAATGTTCTACCCGTATACCAGCTTTAAAAGGCAACAGATTTCAATCCTTTCAATAACCTACTATGATACAATGTCCTGTGTGCACATATTATGCCTGATCATGAACTAAAATCATATCTTATTTGGCTGtggatataaaaataaatacttaGATAATGTGTCGGTTCCCTTTTATGCCACTGCCATATATGTGGCCTATAAGGTTGCATTATGAGAATCTACGAGTACTGAATTTGTTCTAGTATTTTGACCATCCTGACAATCAAGAAGAGCAACAACTGGGTCATTTCATTTAGAGCAGAATTTTGCATCAATGGAAGATACATTTTCCATTGATTCTCGGTGATTAGAACCTTGCGTAGCCTCCCAAATTTAAGGCAGCTACTTTGGGGTCTTGTATAATGCTTAAGAGTTCTCCAAAACAGCCAACTTTTTTCCTTCCTAATATAAGTCTATTAGTAAGATCTGACCTTAAAAACTATAGGACTAACAACCATTTCAACTTATACCCGGGAGCTCTCCATCGGTAATATTAAATTCCACTCTTGCACTGCTTATTCAATATTGGAGACAGTTGTTCTGATACGTGATGCTATAATCCTTTAACCAAGCAATTTATTACACAGTTTGAATTTTTTGGAATACACTAAGCATAATGTATGCTAATTGCTGcactctgttttttttttccctttacAAGCACATCTGTTTAAACCTATAAATGAATATTCTTTCTGTCTGTAATTTCAGGCGAGGAAGCTTGAAGCTCAGTTGGATGAACAGATGAATTCTTATCGTAGGTTTGTCTCCGCAAAGGGTTCTGTCAAATTTGAAGCTGACAATGATCTTGAATCTGGGATAGAGCGACTATTAAAGCAACTCCAACAAGTAAATTTACAAATGCAAGCATGGGTATCAGCAGGAGGATCAGAAATGGTTTCTCATACCTTGACTAGACATCAAGAGATTCTTCAAGATCTCACTCAGGTATTCTGGCCTCTTGACTATGCCAACTGGTGAACATGCATGGCAGTTCAATATATGAACTGCTCTTTTTAGGTGTTTCCCAGATTTGTTATGTTACTCAGTAGAAATATTCAGGGATATATATTATACAATCTCCTGTGCCTCCTTGTACTTCTGTTTGATTTTAGGTGTCAATTCCTGCACATGTTTAGGAAGAAGAAGTTTAAGTGACTAAGtacttttgttttattttcgtTTTGACCTTTTCTTTTGGTTCATTTATTAACTTCATCATCCGATTTTAATATGAAGTCGAGGTTAATTAGTTACAAAGGGGCTGATTTAACTTTCCTAAGAATAATTCTGACATCAACTTTAGTTTGATGCTACTATCATCTTTTCAACAAAGTACGTAGGTTTAATATCATGTTCTATGCTGGTGAAGCAACTTTCACGTTCATTTTTATCGCATCTTAATCCAATCTTGTATCATTATGCTCTCTGTATCTACAAACTAAATAATAACCAGAATAAGATTGAACCTGGCAGATACTAACTTGCTGTTAGACATAATTGAAGTGCAGGAATTTTATCGTCTGCGCTCCAGCCTTAGAGCTAAGCAGGATCACGCTTCATTGCTCGAGGATTTTAGGGAATTTGATCGAACAAGAGTAGATTTGGAAGCTGGAGATTCTGCAGAAAATGCTCTCCTGAAAGAACATGCTTCTGTTAGCCGGAGTACGGGACAGGTATGTAAAGGAAAAAATGGTACATTTTGGTCTATAAGGTTAGGGTTTGGGTGGTGAGCTATAAGAAATTTTGGACAAGCAGTTTGATTAGCATTCAGTCTGCTCAATATAAAAGTTCCCATATTTGGTGTGGTGATGCAGATGGATACTGTAATCTCTCAAGCTCAAGCAACTCTAGGTGCACTTGCCCTTCAACGTTCAACGTTTGGCGGCATCAATTCAAAGCTCAGCAATATCGGCAGCCGCCTTCCAACGGTATAAAACCAGTAGTTCTAGTCATTGATGTTTTAGTTGTTTCTTTGATATCGACCAAAATCTCTGATCACATTTTTCCAAAACTTATGGAATCAAGTATTTCTGCTTTAGAAATGAATTGTAAACAATAGTTAAGATGCATGCATGGGCCAGTGGTCAAAAGTAAACCACTGGTTGTGAGTGTGTGAGTGCCTTGTACTTATGGATTGGGGTTGAAAGTCCCTTGTACCTtatccttgataaacctaacAATATAAACTGTTTGAGTCTAATAGTTGTCTAAGCTCGGAGCTTAGAGCTCTGATCGTAAGAGTAAGAGATGCTAAATTCAAAACCATCAATGCCTTTAACTactttgttgatttttggCATATGTTTTAACTTGTACCTATGTGCCTTGTCACACGTTCAAATATTTTTGCAACTGTaactgtaaattttttttttgttgataaaTGAGATGATTTGTTTAAAGGGGATTACAAAAACTATAAAAGGTTAGAAATAAGGACTGggacgtgtgtttctgtttgttttattACTTAGTATGtgtattaatatataattcccATGTCGTGACTGCAGGTAAGTCATATCCTCTCAGCAATAAAGCGTAAAAAGTCTATGGATACCATCATTCT contains:
- the LOC126799478 gene encoding Golgi SNAP receptor complex member 1-1 translates to MEVPSSWDALRKQARKLEAQLDEQMNSYRRFVSAKGSVKFEADNDLESGIERLLKQLQQVNLQMQAWVSAGGSEMVSHTLTRHQEILQDLTQEFYRLRSSLRAKQDHASLLEDFREFDRTRVDLEAGDSAENALLKEHASVSRSTGQMDTVISQAQATLGALALQRSTFGGINSKLSNIGSRLPTVSHILSAIKRKKSMDTIILSLVASMCTFLIFIYWLTK